The following are encoded in a window of Cydia splendana chromosome 6, ilCydSple1.2, whole genome shotgun sequence genomic DNA:
- the LOC134791705 gene encoding uncharacterized protein LOC134791705, with amino-acid sequence MSGWQTKADLLRDIGEVNGRRTGIEDLDQHVVAGERPPPIRHEMPNEDEMSYFFGGHRASGDDGTGPDLAGISTMIQMVSDLDDTRDNNEPMTLFRNRTTDEIRISKLNPHAGEYVPGSGFNYNRNVPKYSPKKNNNFQRSKANRKIANENIATSQSNVNGTKQNGLPMFNNNMFKSKSVKDSQEDKINATTCETKKELPTFNNINMFKSKSIKDVPERNETSNANIKTVQPESQTSREEQIKTPKVNLLANGLPKRQIEKPKSEEIKELQEKVKSTIIASSADNSLKTKRQKNVAIATLLKLGVVADEKPVKLIKPEYFEKPPTVEKQIENELSEVKEMPSTSSSETNVNNIDQDSISKVNGWFNSMECPKPKPQLQEPLVLKDCITFKKKTASSVTSRNTSTSATEPTKDRETKSFKPSDYASELLKKYETNAQQQVSLNEDLGTRLERQLRERDEVVRQKMLARQNAG; translated from the exons ATGAGCGGCTGGCAGACAAAGGCAGATCTCCTGAGGGACATTGGCGAGGTGAATGGGCGTCGGACAGGGATTGAGGACCTGGACCAACATGTAGTGGCCGGGGAACGGCCTCCGCCTATCCGCCATGAAATGCCCAATG AGGATGAGATGAGCTACTTCTTTGGAGGCCACAGAGCGTCTGGAGACGACGGCACGGGCCCAGACCTGGCCGGCATCTCGACCATGATCCAAATG GTGAGCGATTTGGACGATACAAGAGATAATAACGAGCCAATGACTCTATTCCGAAATAGAACAACAGATGAAATTAGAATAAGTAAGCTAAACCCTCACGCCGGAGAGTATGTTCCAGGCAGTGGCTTTAACTATAATAGAAATGTTCCAAAGTATTCtccaaagaaaaataataattttcagAGATCTAAAGCTAATAGAAAGATAGCTAATGAAAACATAGCTACATCTCAATCAAATGTTAACGGAACAAAACAGAATGGACTACCaatgtttaataataatatgtttaagAGCAAAAGTGTTAAAGATTCACAAGAAGATAAAATAAATGCAACTACTTGCGAAACAAAAAAAGAACTACCAACATTTAATAATATCAATATGTTTAAGAGCAAAAGTATAAAAGATGTTCCAGAACGCAATGAAACATCTAACGCAAATATAAAGACTGTGCAACCTGAATCTCAAACTAGTCGGGAAGAACAAATAAAAACACCAAAAGTAAATTTACTTGCAAACGGTCTTCCAAAAAGACAAATAGAAAAACCTAAATCAGAAGAAATAAAAGAGCTACAAGAGAAAGTAAAATCCACAATCATAGCATCATCGGCTGATAATTCACTAAAAACCAAAAGGCAGAAAAACGTTGCTATAGCGACTTTGCTTAAACTCGGTGTTGTTGCTGATGAAAAACCAGTGAAGCTTATAAAGCCGGAATATTTTGAGAAGCCTCCAACTGTTGAAAAACAAATTGAAAATGAACTTAGTGAAGTAAAGGAAATGCCATCGACATCAAGCAGCGAAACTAATGTTAATAATATAGATCAGGATTCAATATCGAAAGTAAATGGGTGGTTTAACAGTATGGAGTGTCCAAAGCCTAAGCCACAGTTGCAGGAGCCTTTGGTGTTAAAGGATTGTATCACGTTTAAAAAGAAGACGGCTTCGAGC GTCACATCTCGCAACACGTCAACAAGTGCCACAGAACCCACCAAAGACCGCGAAACCAAGTCCTTCAAGCCGTCGGACTACGCCAGCGAACTTTTAAAGAAATACGAGACTAACGCGCAACAACAGGTGTCTTTGAACGAAGACTTAGGGACCCGGCTAGAAAGGCAGCTAAGGGAACGAGATGAAGTTGTAAGACAGAAGATGCTGGCTAGACAGAACGCTGGTTAA